The genomic interval ACATCAGAAGCTATATTAGCATCAACATTTTCGGTACACGCCTATGTTTGGATGAACTTATCAACCAATGTAATATCGGTCAAAAACTGACAGGAGGACCACACCAACCTACCTATTGCCAAGGCTCAGCAACGATAAATGTTGACACAATAATATTTGCTACACAGCTCATAagtgaaaacaaacaaaaagataagacGGTCAGACGTATTTAAGAGTCAAATCGCACCGAACCCTCTCATAGCTGGCCAATACGATCCTGTTTGTCAAATGGAAAGCAGTTAAGATCTGACAATAACAAAGCAAACCTTGCATTCGAGCTTAAAACATGATCGACTAAAGATACCATGCACCGTGCATCGTACTAAAAGAACACGCAAAATCCATTCATCTAACCTGAAGCATCTGCATGAGTTTTGGATTCTGCTCCAAAAGTTGGCAGAGTTTGTCCCGATCACTCAACAGATTCTGCAAGTAAAAAACGTCAAAATCAGTCAAGCCTTGGCACTGAGGAAATATTATTccaagaaaaattcaaataaaccTGAATAGCTTCtggagatgaaaaaaaatggtttaaatTCATCCCAGAGTCTGTCTGCTGTTGTGCACTCTGGTTCAGAGGTAGCGATTGTTCGGACACGTGTCCGGTCGGTTGCAAGACAGACTCCTGCTGAATCTGATGGAATAATTGCAGTTGTGGAACATGAAGCTGGTTCGGAAACTGCAATGGCACCTGAGCCTGAATAGTATTTAGTGGATATGGCATTGGCTGCTCTTGGTGTGGTAGTTGAAGAGAACCATGCTGTTGGAATGTTTGAGATGGATGTGGTtgctgtggtggtggtggaggtggtcgTGATTGCATTGAGGAAATGGAAGCCTGGGGATTAGAAACATTCTGTGCAAGGCCAGATGAGAGTTGGATTTGAAGAGGGGTGCCAAAAAATGTAGGAGTTGAAGGTCTACCAATTAAAAATTGTGATGCAAGCGATGGTAAGGAATTTGAAGAAAGTGCACCAAGAGATGCAGGATTTGTCCCTAAAGTTGCATCACTAATAAGGGATGCAGGCGGAGAAGACTGGAGAACACCAGACACTTGATTATACAGTGCTCCAGGAGGCCCAGAGCTCATTGCAGTATGTTGGGTTGCTGAAACTGGCCGTAGAGGAAGGGGTGATACTGGCCGAGTAGATGAACCAGGGCTGAGGTGCTCCATAGGGATCCTATTTACTGGAAGTGCGTTCCACAAGAACTTGGCATCAACACTAGGCAATGTGTTTGATGACAAATCACTGGTGCATGGTAGGACATTATCAGTATGAACCTGGAAAAGGAAATTCatcttgtaaaatttaaattgcaacAGCGAGTAAAAATAGCAGctgaaacatcaaatcaaaactttaaaagaCACGTCTTTATTACCTGATGCCCCACAAATGAATGCATACTAGCATCAAAAGACTGCATCGGATAACTAGGAGGAAAATGTGGTGGCCCATCTCTAGAAATGTAAGATGATTGCCTTTGAATTGAATCAGGATTTTGTAGAGATGCAGAAGAAACTGGTGGGGGCATCGGTGGCAAAGGAGGCTGGTTGCTGGGAAGTGTACGATCATGTCCATGAGATCCAGATGACACAGAGCTCTCAGTCAGATTCTCTGGACTTCTTTTCCGATACACACTAGGAGGTAATTGTTGAAGTGTTGCTTGTGCAGCATGTGTCCTATGACCAGGTGTAACCTTCGATCCAGTAACAGGAGAGATAAATGGAGATTCGTCGGCACGATCATGGAACACAATCTTCTCTGGGCTAGAAACTGAAAACTTTCGCCCAGAAGGGATGTTAGCTTCATGACAAATTGCTGTCCGTGAAGATATGCCAGTTTCACAAGCTTCATCACATTCTGATACAACGGTGCcagaaaacaaatttctttCATTCAGCTGATTTTCTATCTCATCAACTACGGGACCTGGAGAGTTCTCCCCAACAATGACAGGTGGTGATTGCAGGCTGTCATCTGGTTGAGGAAAAGGAAGTTTATCCTCTGATCCTGACTCCTCATCAAAGATTATATTGATTTCTTGATCATCATCAAGATCAGCCTTTGCTTTCCTCGGTTTCTCCAGATTGATAGAGGCATTGTCATCCAAAGCTGCCTTACTTCTTACCTGAGTTGCATCACCAGATGGTGCTGTAACAGGATTTTGGCGTTCCCTCTGTCTTGCCATAAATTCATCTACATGAATGGATGGAGGCCTTCCACTAAGTGTTCCACGTGGAGTAGAACTTACAATATTTGATGCACTACTTGCACCATCTATGTTTCTCTCTCGCGCGACATAGTCATCAACATGCATTGAAGGTGGTCTACTTGTGTTTGGTTTGCGCTGGCGGAAATTGTCTCTACGTGTATGACCAATAGAGGCATTAGTTGTATTTAAACCTCGAGAGAACTGTCCAGTAGGTTCATGTGCTTGATTGTCCCTTACACGTCTACTTGCGCTATCTCCTAATGCAAGTTTTCTCCTGGCAGATTGGCCTGGCATTAGCTGTTTATCAAGAGAACAATCAGGCAACTCCCATATCATCTTCTTTCCAAATTCAGATGCTTGACACCCAAAAGGTTCTGCTGAATCACCAAAAGCCTTCCAGGCATTGGAAAATAAAAGAGCAGGATCATCATTTACTGACACAAAGTCTATCGAAGGCATCAGATGAGACGTCATGACAATATTGTGAAACACCCCAACTGGAATCACGCTTTCTTCAAGAGACATCCGTGCTGAAGCTGTGAATGGTCCAGAATTCTCAATAATAGAACATAGCAATCTGACAGAACTCCGTACCTGTGAATGCTTTATCAATGTGAGAAACAGGCCAGCAAAACTGATATATTGAAGATAAAACCAAAATACCTGATGCAAAAGAGGTTTTCCAACATAAGGCAACCAATTGTCAAACCCCTGGCATATACTCTCTTCAAAAGTCTTCAATAAAATAGTAACGTCATCAGAGGTCTCTGATGAACTAGGATCAAAGGGGTGCCCAAATAGATACCTCAATATGACGGTACCTTCAAGACTACCAACAGAAACAATGTGAGCATTTATGTACATGTCTATCCATAAAAAAACTGTTGAAGAAACTCCCCTCTACCATGAATACCACAGAGCTAGCTAACCCCCACCCTTGCACTAAAGCATTGGACACTGTGAGACAATGAAGCAGCCAAATTACCAACCATGGAAGCAAGAAGGGGGACACACCATCTGAGTCACCGCAGCACATGTTATCCGAGTCACTGATTTTGCCAGAACATTACTAGGGGCCTTCCTAAGTTCATAGCACGAAAAGGCAGACCAGTGGGTAAATTGGTCCATATATTGGCTCTTGGTTTGCCCGTTCAACCACAATTTAAATAGTTAACCGCGGTtcaaaacatttatttaaaaaaatttggattaATCCTAACCCCATATTTAATAGTAACATAAAGGTCAAATAGAAATACTCTAAATATCCCATGTAGATGTTGACCTAGTTAGCAGAGCATCCCATGTGAGCACAAAGTTTTTTGTCCTCATCGGTTCACTGTTGCAGAAGCAGATTTCCAGCATAAGTCCATTGATTTACTTATTGAGTTGTAAAATCCCATTACAAGCAAGCATCAGCTAACTTAATGCTGAAATGCATCAGCATAAGCCAAATGATGGGTCTGTTTAGGTCCAAAGTTTGACTCACCCTTTGCTCCAAgcgtttataaacataaatatgtgAATTCATTAGTTCGGGAGAACTGGCAGaaccaccccccccccccccccacatacacacacaaatCTGAAATGAGTTTTTTAgttaaacaaaacaataagcATGTAAAGATTTAACAAAACTAACATCAGCATTTGTACCAAAGTTAACATGTGTTTGCAAATGACCATAGAAGCAGTGAAGAAAGGTACACCTTAATAAAATCAGATGCAGTCTAGTGAAGTGCTGACCGCAAGGATATGCTTGGCATTCTTCCACATCAGAATAAATACGCAATTGATATCATCGGTTTAAAACATATTACTAAGATATTCAAAAGCAAGAAAATTACACTTACTTTTCACCAGACTGGCTGAGGGCAATAGCACCTAACGTCAATGCATAAACAATTTCTACCAAATAATCTGTTGGACGAATAGCACAAATATATTGCAGGAGACTCTTCCAGCAATTCAACAAAGGGGAAAAGCCACACCAATTATCCACCTTTGGCGCACCGTAACATGTATCACTCTCACTTTTTTCCTGCTTGTCTTTGTTAGAAGTTTGGATTTGTGAAAATATTGAAGCCACTGCATCGCTACAGGAATGGGAAGAAGCAACCTCCTTGAATGCCAGAGAACATGCAAACATATCACGTCCAACTGGCAGAACCTGACATGGCATATTACTGCGTCATAAGTGCCAGaatcattataaatatatatctttatggATTAACAATATAACTTTAAGAATAGGCAGCACAGTATAAGAACAGAATTCTACAAAGATTTATCATCCGCATGCCTTCCTATTAAAatcatatttcaaaaattgctgcatttttttttgcattagaCGTGTCTTATGATAGGATTCCTGCGGTACCTAAGGATGATAACATGTTTTCACATGACTTTGGACAAATCCAAGGGGGGGCACAAAAGCAACACTAACCAAAAGGGGGGGACTGGAAAACCTTGCCCACCCTGACTTATTATATGTTGACACCCTCAATTTTAAGCAGTTAGAGATGCAAACAAAAATCCATAACCACAAGTGTTTCTTACAAATTCCATCACCACTGAGTgcattatatttgtaattaaaaaGTTGCAGTTGCTGCTGTGTCAGACCAAAATATCAGTGACCAGATTTGCTTTCCCAAAAAAGTGTCGAACACTGTAAATCCCTCAACTCTACTAGGAGTTCCACTGTCATCCACAACTACAAAAATGTCCATTTTACATCCCACAACTACCAAAACCTGTGCAAAGGGACATCCAAATCTATTTCCCTGAGCAGTttttaagggtgtgtttggttgggtggaTGGAATATGGCAAGCGATGGATAGGGCAGCCACCCTAGGAATACTTTTCAGTGGGTCTGGCCAAATTAGCAACTTATTATTGTTTCTTGTTAATTACTATTAATTATGGCAAGGTTAGTAGTAATtaacatattttgttgttaattaataatttattattctcATTCCATCCAAGCAAACAAGAAATTGGCTCATCCCATccacccaaccaaacaaaacatgtaTCATCCTATCCAACAAAACATGTATCCCATCCAACCTCACCCGCAAACCCAACGCACCATAAATGATGTAGCTGTCAGATCATAAATTTTACCATATAAGCAAGAATGTAGTAATCCTGCATAAGCAATGAGCTAACAAGTAGGGTTATTTCATAGCCTAGAAAACAAAATGGCAACATACATCATGTGGTGGTCACATGGCACCAAACTTTACATGAATCTATTGGATGCAGAGAAAATTCAATGGGTTGAGGGACAAAATTAGACTATGAAAATAGTCCAggaacagaaaataaaattttcctttttatgtGACTAATAAACTGAGCATAGAAATTCATTGATGACTTCTGGACTTCATGGAATTTAGTTTTTCAATGCGAACAAGAGTTCTGGGCAATCATTTTGGACGGACAACTAGAGAAACCACAACAAAACATTGAGCTACACATCCTGGCTTCAAATGTACAGGTAAGGTTggaaatcaaacaaagaagCAGAAAGTAAATTAGTGGTTCCATAAGCATTTAAACTATGTTTGCCAAGCAGAAACTTATTCCAGACAGAAAAAAGTTGTACCTGGCATAACATCAAAAGGTGATACATGATAGAAGAGCAGTCTTCAACACAGGCACTCTCATTCCAAACCCTAGTTTCAATGATAATAGTTCGTTTTAAAATGCATTAGTGTGAaatacatctaaaaataaataatagcaCAGCATATTACTTACTCTTCCACAGTAGTCGGCTCCTTACTGGATGGCCGGGGGGTACTAAACACCGATGCTATAGATCTCAACAAAGGAATCTTCCATCTTAGCATAAGGAGATCATTTCTGTAGACCCCTTTCTCAGAAATCATGTTATTCTCCATATGACACATATTACTGCAATCTTGTAAGAACTTTCTAAGAATCCTTGTGACCCCCATTTTCCGGAGCAACACCTAAATAACAAGAAAATGAgatgagaagagaaaaattgCTCATATGTCATGAATAGCAAAGAACCTCTCACCTTGCCATTTGGATGTTCTGACAGTTTTGCAATAAATTGAAGCAACTGATGAACCTGAAACAACAGTAATATTAAGCAACTGGTTGGTAATGCTGATTGCCAGCATCTGTTATCGCAAACCTTATGCAAATCGAACCTGCTCTGAAAATTCATACTTCAATGATTACTTCCAATCAGTACATAAAGATCACAAGCTCTATAAGGGCACGTTTGAATCCAAGAATGGAAATTTACTTGTTGAATACCAAACAGCAAAGCCATTATAGAAATAGAATTCAGTAGAAATTCAAAGAACTACATTTCGgcagaatatttttatgtccGGTGAACACTGACTTGCAACCAGATGGTTCTAACAGTACTAACGAAATAGATGAAACCAGTTCCCTACAAGCAGTTCAAGTAGACTGGTATTGCAATTGGCACAATCAAGGTATGCATTCTTGCTTCTATGGAATtagtaggatttttttttgttatggcAGCAATAACAATGGTTTTCTAGAAAGTAAGCATTGAGCAGCTGACGTGGCTGCCAACCTCACTAGACACACAGGGCCTATGCTCCCCCTTGCCCGCTTGTGTCCCAGCCAGTTTGCATCGGTGTTCATGCTGCTGACCACTGTCAAGCTTTGCCAATGCTGCCAGCCATATCTATGGCCCATCAGGCCAATAACAGTTGATTTGAGCAAGGCATTTTTTTGTCATGCTATCTTTCATGGGAGGTGCCTAGGTGGCACCTCTGTACACTATCTACCGTGTAGTGTCGTCTTGAACACTTGTTAGTCACACCCTCAGATATTATGAACTTACACAAATCTTAATTTTGAATTGCTCCCACCCAAGACTTTGAATCATGCATTCTAATAACAGCAAGCCATAATCAGTTCACATTACCTTGAAGATCTCTCCCTCCAACAGTGAAGTTTCATCAACTTTGTTGTTTAACCAAATAAAGATCGGACGAAGAAGAACAACAGCGCATTCCATCTTTTTGGAGGCAACACGGACAATAAAGATACGAAGCATATCTTGTATCACCATAAGGGCCTGTAACAGTAGTCAACACAAGTATTTACTGAGGTTGAAAGTTGTTTGCTACTTAGTGAGAAACACAACAAAAATTGAAAGCCAGGACATACCGAAGTAGCAAAATTGTCGATGACACATGCGAGTCGATCTAGTTGCGGCATCAATCTTACTAGTAGTATGGCTACATGCTCAGGGTGAAGGTACCAGTTCACATGTTTTTCAACTTGACAACCTAGGACTGTACCAGTACTCAAAGATCTAATGGCACTCAGAGAAGGAACCTCCACTTTCCACAGCCATATGCCTTCATCTGGGAAAAGATCACCCTTCAAATGCAGAAAGCCTGTTAGAAACAAATACGATTGTGCAGGGCTAATGCCTGTACTTCCTTCACAGAAACAAGCAAAAGACTTACCAGAAGGCAAAGGAGACTACATGCATCCTTTGGACCTAATGGTACTGCAGCATTAGTAGCCTCAACATTTTCAAGAAGGCAATGAAACAGACCAGGTGCCCAGTTATACAATGGCCAACAAGCAAGTGCTGACGTAACAAGATGGCAAACAACACCAAAACTGGCAGCAAAAGTAGGAAACATGAAGGACAAGTCTGCAGCACATGCTGCTAGTCTTGGgctgaaaaatcaaaattgcaGATGTATATCAGAGAGAGGGGGGACAGGAATGGACAACAGGGCTATATTGATGACCTACCTGACTTCTCTGTGTAACTGCAGAAGAGCAGTAAGAAGCTTTTTGTTGCGATACTGTTCCTTTGTTTCCttcaaaataaagaaatacaaaattattggAATTAGTAGCTCGAAGCACTAGCAAGTGTACACAGAAGCCTACAAATGATCTACATCACAAAGAACAGAAGATAGCATCTTACATTTAATATGTGAAGAAGATTTATCAGCAAGACAAGTGAGGGAATCATGAGATCAACAATGGTTTGTTCATGAGTTCGGTCTAGAAGCAATTCCGTGGTAGAACTGAGTTCAGCGCCTTCATCCACAAGGTAATCTTAAAGAAATATACACGTGGCATCAATTAGACAGAAATAGCATGTGAAGCTTACTGCatcacattaaaaatatatacgaaTGGCATaatgaaattttgaataacaAAGTACTACATGCTTACCATAACTGTTGGACAAGCGTTCAAGCATAGACTTGCCGTTCATCAGGactacatataaaacattgaTTGCGCCTTCTTCAAAAAGGGATGAAGCTACAGCCTTCAAAacagcaaaaaataaaaatgttatccACTCTTTGCAAATAGGAAGTCAAGGACAaatgggtttttttatcagaatGAGCTTCTTACCTTATCTTCCGAAATGAACGCCAAAATGCGGAGAGCTGTTGTTAATTGAACAACAGATGTGCTGCACAAAGCAACTCCATCAAAGTATTTATCTGCAACAAGCTTACCCAGAAGATTATCAATGACTTGAGCATCTGCAGTATTATTTGAATCTGCAATTACATTCTCAACGTCCATTGAATCTGACACAAGCACATTTCCTGACGAAAGATGAGCATCTCCACCAGCAGCTAGAATAGCGGAGTAACGGAGAAGCCCAACAGCACCATTTCTCTTGTACACAACACCAGCATCAATCCATTCCAGTAACCTTGTTGGAGCATCTTTCCTGTTTGATCCAGGAGAAGATGAATGCAAGGCCTTGTGGAGATCGATAGCAAATCCAATCCATGATTTAAGTGATGAAGCAGTTGAATCTGCAACCAGAACTTCAAGAATTTCCGCAGCCGAATGGAAGATGGCATGGCCCAAAGGAGACCCTCCTGATATCAGTTAAGTCAGCAAGGATATGTGAGCCCTAttcaaaacccaaaaaatgaaatgagtagaaaaagataaaaaagttACTAACCATTTTTAGTCATGATTGAATCAAGGTCATTGTAAGAAGAGAGAGAACTCAACAGAACTGATACTGCCTGTAATAGAAATATTTGTCATTCAACATCTCAAATAAGTTGCATATACAATTACCAATGCAGAAAAACAATACACACCTCAGGGAAGAATCCAAGAGTTAGTAAAGCTTGGCGACCTGAATCAGACCTGCATCACTTGTACTGTTTATAAACCTGTGCATAATAGTCCATGAAGGAAAGTCTatagaaagaacaaaaaaaaacagcttcTTTGACATTTCCACATGCAAGCAACATTACAGTATGTTTCATTATAAAGATCAAAGTTTTAGATATTTGACCAGACATCTGAAAGATTAAGAATGTGGGTTAAAATTTACACTATtgataattttagaaaattcttCATTACAGAAACAGGAATATGTTTGCTGCCCAAAAATATCGACTCTTCACTAGCCAAAAATAgtaggcgaggcgaggcgaggcgaggcaaACTTAGCCGCTGACTATCGAACTGGGCCAAGATAATATCGAAATGGCAATGCATGGACTTAATAATTAGTTATCAGTAAACACATTTCATATATTACAGTAAACACACGTGACTTCAACACTGACCTCGAAATAGCACAAAGTTCCCAAAGAACCCACAAAAGCTCATCAGAATTTGGAGGAACAGCAAGTAGCCTATTGGCAGAACTTCCCTACAGACCAAAATAATTCAAACATCAATATGAATAAGCAACGTTGAAAGTTGCAAGTTTATTGAGttgtatacatataaactatGTTTCTGAAGcaaattatatgtaaatacTATCATTACAAACTAATGTTACAGCATTTATAGTGCGGATGACATGATGGGTAGAAAGATAGGATTGATGATTTTAAGTCACCACAAAGTTGAGGTCAAACAAGCGTAAAAGATAGTGAGAACATGTACAAAACAATACACGGTGTAAATTATGCAGCAAGGCATTTATACAGCTAATGATTCGAGCACAACCAG from Oryza brachyantha chromosome 3, ObraRS2, whole genome shotgun sequence carries:
- the LOC102709548 gene encoding protein virilizer homolog isoform X1; translated protein: MGRPEPAVLFAQTILHSQLDEYVDEVLFSEPVVITACEFLEQNASPSTPNISLVGATSPPSFALEVFVHCDGESRFRRLCQPFLYSHSSSNVLEVEAIVTNHLVLRGTYRSLTLVIYGNTAEDLGQFNIELDLDHSLANVVSSPSEGKLEDLPPALHSSKFTIEESLSSLKPLSSQATKLDLSIEVKKILHLTLTMYQIPNVENLIPNLGSEVISAVLKYVSASTNCMSHNWNQDLANCFAKDNVDSQGTSGSLLMEASNELFDIWKNVNFIVDTSAFDYNGLAFRLEELPTTKDIFALFDNHFPYYRNCSLLDLENPFQSKLLVFSLSLVVLLCSSKESCFYFVDAGGMDQIINLLCWKTPLCPATTLLLLGIVEHATRHVVGCEAFLGWWPRSDNNNIPVGSSVGYCSLLKLLLEKERHDIACLATYVLHRLRFYEILSRYESAVVTIVSNLPSEELSTDGVKFLSSASIELAELLKVINMCGPIEDPSPVVTTRRICKFGDLEGLLSYNSTVGLITCSKYSFLQFDADPYMLSLIQERGFFPLSAALLSSPVLRLASGPAAEILMEIASSIETIVLSLLFCRSGLSFLLGQPEATELILLSLQDGEDMSKTECMTLRQAFNLLSKGFFCRPQEVAMITELHLKVGSSANRLLAVPPNSDELLWVLWELCAISRSDSGRQALLTLGFFPEAVSVLLSSLSSYNDLDSIMTKNGGSPLGHAIFHSAAEILEVLVADSTASSLKSWIGFAIDLHKALHSSSPGSNRKDAPTRLLEWIDAGVVYKRNGAVGLLRYSAILAAGGDAHLSSGNVLVSDSMDVENVIADSNNTADAQVIDNLLGKLVADKYFDGVALCSTSVVQLTTALRILAFISEDKAVASSLFEEGAINVLYVVLMNGKSMLERLSNSYDYLVDEGAELSSTTELLLDRTHEQTIVDLMIPSLVLLINLLHILNETKEQYRNKKLLTALLQLHREVSPRLAACAADLSFMFPTFAASFGVVCHLVTSALACWPLYNWAPGLFHCLLENVEATNAAVPLGPKDACSLLCLLGDLFPDEGIWLWKVEVPSLSAIRSLSTGTVLGCQVEKHVNWYLHPEHVAILLVRLMPQLDRLACVIDNFATSALMVIQDMLRIFIVRVASKKMECAVVLLRPIFIWLNNKVDETSLLEGEIFKVHQLLQFIAKLSEHPNGKVLLRKMGVTRILRKFLQDCSNMCHMENNMISEKGVYRNDLLMLRWKIPLLRSIASVFSTPRPSSKEPTTVEEVWNESACVEDCSSIMYHLLMLCQVLPVGRDMFACSLAFKEVASSHSCSDAVASIFSQIQTSNKDKQEKSESDTCYGAPKVDNWCGFSPLLNCWKSLLQYICAIRPTDYLVEIVYALTLGAIALSQSGENLEGTVILRYLFGHPFDPSSSETSDDVTILLKTFEESICQGFDNWLPYVGKPLLHQHSQVRSSVRLLCSIIENSGPFTASARMSLEESVIPVGVFHNIVMTSHLMPSIDFVSVNDDPALLFSNAWKAFGDSAEPFGCQASEFGKKMIWELPDCSLDKQLMPGQSARRKLALGDSASRRVRDNQAHEPTGQFSRGLNTTNASIGHTRRDNFRQRKPNTSRPPSMHVDDYVARERNIDGASSASNIVSSTPRGTLSGRPPSIHVDEFMARQRERQNPVTAPSGDATQVRSKAALDDNASINLEKPRKAKADLDDDQEINIIFDEESGSEDKLPFPQPDDSLQSPPVIVGENSPGPVVDEIENQLNERNLFSGTVVSECDEACETGISSRTAICHEANIPSGRKFSVSSPEKIVFHDRADESPFISPVTGSKVTPGHRTHAAQATLQQLPPSVYRKRSPENLTESSVSSGSHGHDRTLPSNQPPLPPMPPPVSSASLQNPDSIQRQSSYISRDGPPHFPPSYPMQSFDASMHSFVGHQVHTDNVLPCTSDLSSNTLPSVDAKFLWNALPVNRIPMEHLSPGSSTRPVSPLPLRPVSATQHTAMSSGPPGALYNQVSGVLQSSPPASLISDATLGTNPASLGALSSNSLPSLASQFLIGRPSTPTFFGTPLQIQLSSGLAQNVSNPQASISSMQSRPPPPPPQQPHPSQTFQQHGSLQLPHQEQPMPYPLNTIQAQVPLQFPNQLHVPQLQLFHQIQQESVLQPTGHVSEQSLPLNQSAQQQTDSGMNLNHFFSSPEAIQNLLSDRDKLCQLLEQNPKLMQMLQDRIGQL
- the LOC102709548 gene encoding protein virilizer homolog isoform X2 yields the protein MGRPEPAVLFAQTILHSQLDEYVDEVLFSEPVVITACEFLEQNASPSTPNISLVGATSPPSFALEVFVHCDGESRFRRLCQPFLYSHSSSNVLEVEAIVTNHLVLRGTYRSLTLVIYGNTAEDLGQFNIELDLDHSLANVVSSPSEGKLEDLPPALHSSKFTIEESLSSLKPLSSQATKLDLSIEVKKILHLTLTMYQIPNVENLIPNLGSEVISAVLKYVSASTNCMSHNWNQDLANCFAKDNVDSQGTSGSLLMEASNELFDIWKNVNFIVDTSAFDYNGLAFRLEELPTTKDIFALFDNHFPYYRNCSLLDLENPFQSKLLVFSLSLVVLLCSSKESCFYFVDAGGMDQIINLLCWKTPLCPATTLLLLGIVEHATRHVVGCEAFLGWWPRSDNNNIPVGSSVGYCSLLKLLLEKERHDIACLATYVLHRLRFYEILSRYESAVVTIVSNLPSEELSTDGVKFLSSASIELAELLKVINMCGPIEDPSPVVTTRRICKFGDLEGLLSYNSTVGLITCSKYSFLQFDADPYMLSLIQERGFFPLSAALLSSPVLRLASGPAAEILMEIASSIETIVLSLLFCRSGLSFLLGQPEATELILLSLQDGEDMSKTECMTLRQAFNLLSKGFFCRPQEVAMITELHLKVGSSANRLLAVPPNSDELLWVLWELCAISRSDSGRQALLTLGFFPEAVSVLLSSLSSYNDLDSIMTKNGGSPLGHAIFHSAAEILEVLVADSTASSLKSWIGFAIDLHKALHSSSPGSNRKDAPTRLLEWIDAGVVYKRNGAVGLLRYSAILAAGGDAHLSSGNVLVSDSMDVENVIADSNNTADAQVIDNLLGKLVADKYFDGVALCSTSVVQLTTALRILAFISEDKAVASSLFEEGAINVLYVVLMNGKSMLERLSNSYDYLVDEGAELSSTTELLLDRTHEQTIVDLMIPSLVLLINLLHILNETKEQYRNKKLLTALLQLHREVSPRLAACAADLSFMFPTFAASFGVVCHLVTSALACWPLYNWAPGLFHCLLENVEATNAAVPLGPKDACSLLCLLGDLFPDEGIWLWKVEVPSLSAIRSLSTGTVLGCQVEKHVNWYLHPEHVAILLVRLMPQLDRLACVIDNFATSALMVIQDMLRIFIVRVASKKMECAVVLLRPIFIWLNNKVDETSLLEGEIFKVHQLLQFIAKLSEHPNGKVLLRKMGVTRILRKFLQDCSNMCHMENNMISEKGVYRNDLLMLRWKIPLLRSIASVFSTPRPSSKEPTTVEEVWNESACVEDCSSIMYHLLMLCQVLPVGRDMFACSLAFKEVASSHSCSDAVASIFSQIQTSNKDKQEKSESDTCYGAPKVDNWCGFSPLLNCWKSLLQYICAIRPTDYLVEIVYALTLGAIALSQSGENLEGTVILRYLFGHPFDPSSSETSDDVTILLKTFEESICQGFDNWLPYVGKPLLHQVRSSVRLLCSIIENSGPFTASARMSLEESVIPVGVFHNIVMTSHLMPSIDFVSVNDDPALLFSNAWKAFGDSAEPFGCQASEFGKKMIWELPDCSLDKQLMPGQSARRKLALGDSASRRVRDNQAHEPTGQFSRGLNTTNASIGHTRRDNFRQRKPNTSRPPSMHVDDYVARERNIDGASSASNIVSSTPRGTLSGRPPSIHVDEFMARQRERQNPVTAPSGDATQVRSKAALDDNASINLEKPRKAKADLDDDQEINIIFDEESGSEDKLPFPQPDDSLQSPPVIVGENSPGPVVDEIENQLNERNLFSGTVVSECDEACETGISSRTAICHEANIPSGRKFSVSSPEKIVFHDRADESPFISPVTGSKVTPGHRTHAAQATLQQLPPSVYRKRSPENLTESSVSSGSHGHDRTLPSNQPPLPPMPPPVSSASLQNPDSIQRQSSYISRDGPPHFPPSYPMQSFDASMHSFVGHQVHTDNVLPCTSDLSSNTLPSVDAKFLWNALPVNRIPMEHLSPGSSTRPVSPLPLRPVSATQHTAMSSGPPGALYNQVSGVLQSSPPASLISDATLGTNPASLGALSSNSLPSLASQFLIGRPSTPTFFGTPLQIQLSSGLAQNVSNPQASISSMQSRPPPPPPQQPHPSQTFQQHGSLQLPHQEQPMPYPLNTIQAQVPLQFPNQLHVPQLQLFHQIQQESVLQPTGHVSEQSLPLNQSAQQQTDSGMNLNHFFSSPEAIQNLLSDRDKLCQLLEQNPKLMQMLQDRIGQL